One genomic segment of Clavelina lepadiformis chromosome 3, kaClaLepa1.1, whole genome shotgun sequence includes these proteins:
- the LOC143448240 gene encoding toll-like receptor 7, giving the protein MGWLLILLLKFLLFCRGSSRNVLNPCDEVDRVPGLYLRPKYTFSPMEDVVEKEVYLKIAPWLDRNFIYINCSWRGLTEVPQNLPTNVEALDLGFNEIRRITPTDFLSYPNITWLNFNANCVPVFYETDLPPCNGDLHIEPGALQNLLRLKFLGLAGSKLREFPRQLPTSIMGLDITFTLLGDVTAQLRLLSSLSILISAGNCDQYRNVCPKNFTITQAFSSSLQILDLNWNDWKMIPGYLLGNQLKIFTLFLNPFRRLRKNDFVNATSLEVLVLNFATAATGKAVIIEDGVFDPLPHLKYLNLSGNAVQFLPSGIFKNNKNLEILDLSCNSLKFTIFEPTYLVNLQKLRFVDLSTNNIIHLESAKFKTAIKLLRLGQTFASLSSLEQIYFGNDEKALNTILYSVQFHEIDNQSFANLSNLTHLSTIDISYCNVRHISSDAWSGLRHLKSILASNNQLTFRGNILRTGKSPIFEAKTSQKQFIFPGNLHEQDNTSERFKIPVFECDDNGLLDYSNNQITTISEQKEFLLSKTTILDLSHNQIRVIRSDDLRHLIYLCSIDLSHNPINRIDPFTYSSLSSLRRIDFVAEHTDIALDFNFLLYLNPSAQIKLNWRMPHCTVAILLDTISELDENTSLLELDIAQNDLGCKSTYKGKGLLKFMPKLKSLVLRNCKIVSFILHYTLQGLNHLEILDLSHNNLATFPSTSLKILNQLHSLNLDFNNIIELNGNLTVCPSLKHFTIAHNKIRFIQPGFFLHLKLETLDLSYNFINQLDSSIFTKDMLNSLQYLDIRWNELDCFCHEWQKFYRWYNSDASDNTILPGFYPECTSIIDQYYGGCVACHSPLNLRGRPVSRYGFNTSCDLQTHLKYTIAFTIFFVLFMLCGSVGYSKWFKRLIFRKVNEYFRVQALKPSDVSSRYSTNEGKKAFVFFDHSNDELGDWVDDKQIPGMINGNPSIELLLAGRDIDAGMSPNENLLRLITKSRKTIVIFSGNFCDTPTCKFVLQALQELQHSAGRDQLILVEWHGEVAARVPELIQRTFNRNFYNFLRFDETNDDEVMFFETLRTAFARSTALDD; this is encoded by the exons ATGGGCTGGTTGCTTatattgttgttgaaatttcttttgttttgtcgTGGATCGTCAAGAAATGTCTTGAACCCCTGCGATGAAGTAGACAGAGTGCCCGGATTATATTTGCGGCCAAAGTACACATTTTCCCCGATGGAAGATGTCGTTGAAAAAGAGgtgtatttaaaaattgctCCTTGGCTTGATCgcaattttatttacattaattGCTCGTGGCGAGGACTAACAGAGGTTCCTCAAAATTTGCCAACTAACGTGGAAGCATTAGATCTCGGATTTAATGAGATTCGACGAATTACACCGACTGATTTTCTTTCTTATCCAAATATAActtggttaaattttaatgcaaattgCGTACCTGTATTTTATGAAACCGACCTGCCACCGTGCAATGGCGATCTACACATTGAACCAGGCGCGTTGCAAAATCTTCTTCGTTTGAAATTCTTGGGATTGGCTGGTAGCAAACTTCGTGAGTTTCCGCGACAACTACCGACTTCTATAATGGGATTGGACATAACTTTCACCCTGCTTGGTGACGTCACCGCACAACTGAGACTGTTATCCAGCTTGAGTATTCTAATTAGTGCAGGAAATTGTGATCAATATAGAAACGTTTgtccaaaaaacttcacaATCACGCAGGCATTCTCCTCCAGTTTACAAATTCTGGATTTGAATTGGAACGACTGGAAAATGATACCGGGATATTTACTTGGAAAccaactaaaaatttttacgCTTTTTTTGAATCCCTTCCGCCGTTTgagaaaaaatgattttgtgaATGCAACAAGTTTAGAAGTATTGGTTTTGAACTTCGCTACTGCTGCCACAGGCAAAGCGGTAATTATAGAAGATGGTGTGTTTGATCCACTCCCACATCTCAAGTACCTCAATCTTTCCGGGAACGCGGTTCAGTTTTTACCGAGcggaatatttaaaaacaacaaaaatcttgAAATCCTGGATCTTTCTTGtaatagtttaaaatttacGATATTCGAACCAACGTACTTGGTCAATCTACAAAAACTACGGTTTGTTGATTTGTCCACAAACAACATAATTCATCTGGAatcagcaaaatttaaaacagcaatCAAATTACTTCGTTTGGGACAAACTTTTGCTTCTTTGTCTTCGCTTGAACAAATATATTTCGGGAATGACGAAAAGGCCTTAAATACAATCCTATATTCTGTGCAATTCCATGAAATCGACAATCAATCATTTGCTAATTTATCAAACTTAACTCATCTATCCACAATCGATATCTCCTATTGCAATGTTCGTCACATTTCCTCTGATGCATGGTCTGGATTACGTCATCTTAAATCCATCCTAGCCTCGAACAATCAGTTGACTTTTCGTGGCAATATTTTACGCACAGGAAAATCTCCAATTTTTGAAGcaaaaacttcacaaaaacaatttatttttccagGAAATCTTCACGAACAAGACAACACAAGTGAACGTTTTAAAATACCAGTGTTTGAATGCGACGACAACGGTTTACTTGATTATTCTAACAACCAAATTACAACCATATCTGaacaaaaagaatttttgttaTCGAAGACAACTATTCTTGACTTATCACACAACCAAATAAGAGTGATAAGATCAGATGATTTAAGACACCTGATATATTTGTGCAGCATCGACCTGTCCCATAATCCTATTAACAGAATTGATCCTTTCACTTACAGCAGCTTATCCAGTCTTCGTCGGATTGACTTTGTTGCGGAACACACCGACATAGCTcttgattttaattttctgttgTATTTGAATCCTTCGGCCCAAATTAAGTTGAATTGGAGGATGCCACATTGTACAGTTGCTATACTTTTGGATACGATAAGTGAATTGGACGAAAACACATCACTGTTGGAACTTGATATAGCGCAAAATGATTTGGGTTGTAAATCTACATACAAAGGAAAAGGTTTGTTGAAGTTTATGCCCAAACTCAAATCCCTTGTACTTAGAAATTGCAAGATCGTTTcgtttattttgcattatacgTTGCAAGGTTTAAATCATCTTGAAATCTTGGACCTGAGCCATAACAACTTGGCcacatttccatcgacatctttAAAAATCCTGAACCAGTTGCATTCCTTAAATTTAGATTTCAATAATATCATTGAACTAAACGGAAACTTGACTGTTTGCCCCAgcttgaaacattttactaTCGCCCACAACAAAATCAGGTTTATTCAACCAGGATtctttttgcatttgaaacttgAAACCCTTGATCTCAGTTACAACTTCATAAATCAACTGGACTCAAGTATTTTCACCAAAGATATGTTGAATTCACTTCAGTATTTGGACATAAGATGGAACGAACTCGATTGTTTCTGTCATGAGTGGCAGAAATTTTATCGTTGGTATAATTCTGATGCAAGTGACAACACCATACTTCCTGGCTTTTATCCAGAATGCACTTCGATCATTGACCAATATTATGGTGGGTGTGTGGCATGCCATTCCCCGCTGAATTTGCGTGGCCGCCCGGTGTCTCGATACGGATTTAACACATCGTGTGATTTGCAGACACATCTCAAGTACACAATCGCATTCACAATATTCTTTGTATTATTCATGTTATGCGGCAGTGTTGGTTATAGCAAATGGTTCAAGAGATTGATATTTCGGAAAGTCAATGAATATTTCAGAGTTCAAGCATTGAAACCAAGCGATGTTTCTTCAAGATATTCTACAAACGAAGGCAAGAAAGCTTTTGTATTCTTCGACCACAGCAATGATGAACTGGGTGATTGGGTTGATGATAAACAGATACCTGGGATGATTAACGGGAACCCTTCCATTGAACTTCTCTTAGCTGGTCGTGATATCGATGCTGGTATGTCTCCAAATGAAAATCTTCTCCGTCTTATCACGAAGAGTCGGAAAACAATCGTCATATTTTCTGGCAACTTTTGCGACACTCCGACTTGCAA ATTCGTGTTGCAGGCGCTCCAGGAACTTCAACATTCTGCTGGAAGAGATCAACTAATATTAGTGGAGTGGCATGGTGAAGTAGCAGCTCGCGTTCCAGAATTAATCCAACGAACTTTCAACCGAAATTTCTACAATTTCCTGAGATTCGATGAAACAAATGACGACGAAGTGATGTTCTTCGAAACACTGCGAACTGCTTTCGCGAGGAGCACAGCACTGGACGACTAA